The following nucleotide sequence is from Drosophila takahashii strain IR98-3 E-12201 chromosome 3L, DtakHiC1v2, whole genome shotgun sequence.
GTCTTCTAAACATGTACCAAAAGTAAATGGTAGAAGCTAAAATGGGTGAATACAAAGGCTGTTGCATACTTAAAAGGGCGAACAATTTTTACCGAGCTTACAAAAgtagaaaatggttaaagTAAGTACAATCCGtttgatttaaaaaggatTAAGAGAAAGTTTTTGGAAGCAGttatatcatttaattttatttttatcttctaCTTAAGTTATAGGTTTCAGCCACTGCTAAACATTTAGCCAAGTTATCCACCAACTAGTTgtagatattttatcatatttcCTTTCTACTGTACGAAACTTATTATATTCGTTCAAAGAGCGTTAACGGAAATCGTGGAAAACTTTAACGACTTATTAGTAAGTAACATAAACACGATTTtataaatgattattttggaAAGGAAAGGGAATTTAGTCCATTAGAttctcaaacattttttaatttctgaacaacacatttaaaaaagtcttatacatttttaagactaTCTTAAAGATAAGATGCCGAGAATAGattcaaattttctttttaaatactctACGTATTTTAATGAGTAAATAATCTGGCGCGGACATAGATTGAATcgtacaaaattcaaaaatagttcaCAAACAAACTCTTCTTGCTACAAAACGACTACCACCCACCCAGATGTGACCGCAGCGCTGGTACAGAAAAATACCGCGAGCGAGAAAATATAGTATTTTTGCGATAGCTACTATATAGCAGCCGACCCGCCAGCAAAACGTTCAGTTCGGTTTGCGCCGGCCGATAGATTTTTTGAGTTGCTGAACTGAATCTGGGGGAAAAGTGTGTGTGGGTGCGATCCAGCCAATTGATACTGCGATAAGAGGCGGCGAGCAAAAGTAATTACCTCATAGCCATCAGCGTTCGAAAATAGTAACCGTGTTTTCTGTgatatttgtgtgagtgcgTGTGCTCGTTGATGTTTTGTGGTGGTTTATTTCCTCCTTATTTGCGCCCCCCATTTTTCAACCGATGCtgcgagagggagagagagagcgcagagaggcaaaaacatttttcccaGACTTTTGCTGATTTAACCGGAGAACTTTATCGATTCAGGAATTGTACCAGGAGAAAAACCCGAAAAGATCGCGTGTTTTTTGCCAGAGAGCAAGAGAGATAGGGCAAGCATAAAACCGCTAGGAAAGGAGCCACGAAAAAATTTCACTAGAAATTTTTGAAAGCGCTCGCGCAAAAAACCGGATATGTTACTCAaaaagaaacaacaaaaaagctTCCAAACCAAAGCGGAGCTTATACAAAAGGAAATcacctgtgtgtgtgcgagagtGAGTGAGAGTGCGtaaaagtgtgtgtgtgattagTCGCGTGTCTGGCATGCAATTAGGCATTCAAACCAATTTCCCTCCCACCGGCAAATTGCGCCCGTCTCATTTGTATTTCGGCTGATTTTCATGTTTGCCCAAGCATTCCTTCCTAGTTTTTTTATTCGCACGAGACTTGCAAAGAACTAGAGAGAAAgggcgagagagagagcgcgcGCCAGACTGGCGCTCTCCATAAACCACCACAATTACACTTACCGTTACAGCCACCCCCTCTCTCCCTTTGCGCCCAGTacactaaaagaaaaaaaaaaactaaaaataaatataaacaaaatcattttcatAGTAAAATTGCATTATGCAGCGGTCGGATTTCCTTTTCGGAAATGGAGGATCTAGatagttttcaaaatttatctTATCGTGagttttttttgcagtgcagCAAGTTGTTTGTGTATCTATTTGAGCTTCAGCACGAGGTGTGAAAAGCGGAAGAATGTAGATGACGATGACCAAAGCGTGGGGAGTCATTCATGAAGGCGTTGCACATCCCATAGAGAGCAAAAGAAAGAGACCGAGATTGTGGGGGAGGCGCAGcgccgagagagcgagagagagagagagccatGGACCAGCGGTGTTTTTTGTCGTTTCGCAAAATCAATGAAAGTGTGGAGAGAGAGGAGGAGTGGGGACTGGACGAAGGGGAAAGGAAGGTCGCCGAGAAATTTATGCGACAAAACGCGCGCTTTAATGtgccagtgtgtgtgcgtgtgtgcaaAAGGGGGAGTGGTGCGGAAATTTTTACTGAATTTAGCTTTAAACATCGTCATGTAAAATCCCCACTTCTTAGGGGACAGATAAGATACGGCAATCAGTAGAGTTTTTTAGTAAGCCcacaagaacaaaaaatacaaaagaatTGTCGTGAAGATAAAGtgttttacagaaaaaaatgcATGAGAAATATAAagttaaaatgtatttgagaGATTTTAATTGCTAACATAAAATTActcatattaaaaaaacagtatAGTGTGGCTAAAGCTTTTTCTACCCTTCATAATAGTACTTGTACTTAAAGGcgtatctaaaaatattcattataAAGCTTAGGCACGCccttaaaatttaaacgaaAAACCGTACCTACtattaaaactaattaaattctaatttcTTACCCCTCAGCTGCACGTAAACCAAGTAACATAGCCACCAACTCAACACATCAAACCCACCAAAATGATCAACATGGACATTAGCGTTACGCCCAACTACTCGTACATCTTCGATTTCGAGAACGACTTCATACATCAGCGCACTCGCGTGTGGATGCTGGAGAACTGGACATGGGTGTTCTACTACTGCGGCATCTACATGCTGGTCATATTCAGTGGTCAGCACTTTATGCAAAATCGGCCGAGGTGAGTCTTCCATGGAGTTATCTAGACTACGAAAACATGTGTTCATTAATGGTATCGCCGACTCTGCGAAATTGTGGTTGGGCCATTGGGACCTTGAGAAATTATTAGCTGGCGACGGGGAGGAGGGGCACTAATTACACCCACAGGTTCACACGCCCATTGCAGCTGGTACAAAAGTTTCTATTTATCGAAACCAATCCCTGGAAGCCCCTATATTTACTCAATCGCACATTGTTTCAGTGTATTCTCCGGAAAGTCTGTGTCTTTGTTATTACCCCAGACAGCTGTTGACTTCCACGTGTAATTACATGAAATTATAGCTAATCAAGCGGTTATTCTGTAGGTTGATCCTCAACTCAATCTCAATTAGCAAACAACTGCATTCGCACCTGAGCACGCACTATTCGCGTTTATTTTCCAATACCCAAAGATCTTTAGTATTTCcccatttttggtattttgcatatttttccaaCTGTCAACGCGATTGTCCCTCGTTACCTGATTTACCTGTGATGGATTCAATTGGGCTTTCGTGCTGACAATTGTctcgtttcgtttcgcttcATTTTTGCTTGgctgtttgcttttttctgccTTCCTGTTTCTAATTGTCGTCATCGGGTTTTGTGGCCAAATTAAGTTGGGCTCGTGACATGCCAACCATGGACGCCTATACTAGTTGAAAGatcataattttgttttgtcaCCCGTTTGGGGCTTATTTATAGCCTTGCTAAAGTAACTGTGAAATTCGTTAGAAAGTTTTAGGGTTCAACAGAAAAGTTTATTGTTTACAGTTTTCGCTGGcagaataatattattttaaaaccttcttttctaattcattAAATCCATGAAGAAATTTAGTTtgcaatattaatattttaaattttttgtatttattgaatacacaaaaaaaaaaaaaaaaccaaaaatagtcATCAATggggtattttttcatatcaattttggtcCCATCTgtgttcatatcaaaatgatatttcccaacatatgattttgtaccatactgatatgaaatcataccattttgttatggaaaaattgatatgaaacaatatcagttccatattgttccgtttttttctctgtgtacctAATTTgagtaatttaatttgagaCAAAGGATTGaattctaaataataaattaaaaatttattaaaattataaattcaagtttaattttgaaaaaaagaagaaattccCTATAAAATGTTCAATGAATCTCCTAAAAAGAGCTTACATAATTTGTAGAGTAGCCATGCCGTACTGCCCACACTTGAGCCTACGCCCATGGGATTCGGATGAGTTATAATAGGGGCTTGGCCACGGGTTGCTTGGCAATTCTCCCGGCGGACATTCGTTGGGGATCTGTCAGTCaacttttctattttattgtcGTTAACTTTACCTTACACTCGGCTCTTCTTGGAATGTCGATTCAATATTTGCCCACATGGAGGAGAGACGGCTAAACAAACGGACGCACTTGGCACAGAAAGGTGTGAATTTAATGAAACGATGGAAATGGTTTCGGAGGGCGTTAGAAGGTGGTCATTCCTGGGCTTTTCAAGGTATACAATCTGAATATTCAATACAATTCCGCAATTCTCTGCAAAAAAGAGACATTACGTgtgatttcaaatatttttgagggCGCAAATGCATACCTAATTGAATTTCACCGAGTGGGAAGCGAATATGTGCGGGTATTTACATATCTCAGAAATGGAATTCCacttgcatttttaaatttttaatgccttttcattttgtgtttttttttatcctcgTTTCGGACAGTGCGCCATTAAAGTCATTTAACTGATTAGGTTTATAGGTACACGGCATAACGTACCCGTTTTATTTAACATACCCCGGCGGACAAAGTTCATCATGGGGCATACTACATATGGCCTGTCATGCAAGAAGTGGGTGTGTCCACGATGTCGGGGCTCAGGGAATAATGCTGAACTGAATTTGGTGGACAGGACAGCAGGACATTCGTTTATGTACTCGCTCGATTGGTCCTCTTCAATTGGTCAGTGTATACACTATACCACTTGATTACGCTTATAATGACGTTTACAACCACTTACTACTGCTCTACAAAGGTGATATTAAAACGGAGGGTTGAGAGGTCGTTATGAGTTCACTAGGTTGTTATGGTTTTTATTACCCGTAACATcattaaaaatgtcaaaaaaaaacaaccccaGAGTATAGTAAGCCAGaactttatatataaaatattccaaaattgtaaatataaatttaaaaaaatgatattcaaaatataagattTTAATATGTTGATGAAAGGTTTTCGAAGAAAGTTTAAGAGCCTATGGGTATTtcgttaaaatgtatattttaatattttattcaataatatttttattattctaaCTTTGTATCGAATCTCAAAAGATGGGTTTATATCTCCATAAATCTTTACAACCGGCAAACAAAGTTCTTGTTGACCTGTGTATCTTCAGACTTTGCGTGTGCAAACGTTTTGTGGCCATAAAAGGAGGGCTTAGAAGGCGGCGATACAAATTGGGGTGGGAAGAGTGTGTGGGCGCCAGAGCTTACAATAGAAATCAGAAGCGAATATTTTCACAGTGGAGCGCGATGACCGATAGttgtaatcatttttaaattttaaacgatTGAGTCATTCAATCGCTCAGGTTCCTTGCGATTATTCGTTCATATTCCTCTTACTTAATCAAAACAACAGGAAATATGTGTGACGAGGACATTGGAGTACAGAGAACATAATTTTCCATCCATATTTTCCTGCACCCCCGCTTAAAAAACATCCTTTAATGTGGTTTCATCACGCTAGCTCACGCTGTTGTACAGTGTCCTCAAAGagctggaaaaatattttacttctgTGTTGATATGGGgaaatttttttgcaattgaaGCGTAGCAATTATATAACAATTTGCGAATTAACCAATAATTGCCGCAATGACAGGCGAGCCGTGTTGAGTTCAAATCGCCACCCTCGACGAGCACCTGCAATTTACAATTACAGCCACAATTAACTTTTAGCCGTCAGTATAAATGTTTAGTTAAAAATTACCAGCACCAATAgggcgaaaataataaataaattaataagaaaACCCAGTACGAGTATGGAGAGTCAAGAAAAGGCATTGCTGAAAGtgaaactaaatttaattttggttgGGCCTGTGAGTGtgcatatatgtacatatattaacATCAAATTAACGACAACCGTTAACACAAACAGTTGGTTAAAAGTGGGCAGAGCTGGCCAGCAAATCTTGTTAAGTGTGTCATTAAAGCCGCATTTCTTGATAGGCTTTTTGAGGCtattatgatatttttctacaTACGATACCATTTTTTAGACCTCAAACATGGAGCTTTATGAAAAGCTCGCTCTCTTCTTTCGGCCCTTTCTTCTGAAGTCAGCATCTTTATATCACGCcacttttccccatttttatttactcCATGCGTGGATCTCTCCCTCGGaaataactcgttttttctcGGCCACCAAAATTGTTTTGACTGGATTGCTGATGATTGAATTTCGTCTGGTTATTGACAGCTTATCGCCCACCTGCTGCAGCAGGTGTGTCATTCCGTATTACCCAAAACTTCTGGTCGTGAATCAGCCGGCAttggcgaaaaaaaaacaattaagttTCCCTTTCGTCATAAACAATTACGCCGATTAGATTAGGGCTCTAAACATCTGAAGTACTTTCAGGTGGACAAGATCATGATTTTCTAAACGATCTTTGTAGTAAAGCTGTTCAGAATCCGTGCCACATAATCGTTAATAACGTGTTTACTCGCATTAGTCGTACTTTTAATGAGAGTTgaagtaatttaattaaaatgggtCATTGGACTTACGTTCTATAGTTGAAGTATTCAAAGGTATACGAAAAGGTTCACCCTCATTAACAATTCAAGACATGTTATGGTAATAAAGAGGTTAATGAAGCTTATAAAGATTAATAcatataaatgttattaagaTTCAGTTACATtcgacaaaaaataaaaccagatactgtatttttttttatcatttttaagtggactttttaataaaagatctttataaatttccggaaaatgaaaataatatttttaattactttcatttgaagcaataattttttagtAACCATGATAATCTCGATTGCCATTATTTCAATGGAAAACCATAATAAAGCTATCTCACATCGAATTACCCTTTCAGCGAAATTGGCCCCAACCtttcacaatatttttttcgttGCACTTTGAATTCGCTCGGAAATAACTTGGTCAATGCTGTGACATCAAATCTCGCTGGCTTGTGAACCACCGCAAAatataatgaataataattaaaaatgaattcaaAGCGAAACCTTAATTATGGCTCAACATAAACCCAGAAAGCCAAAAGTTTTGCAACGCGCCGAAAAAAAGGtttgcaaaaaaaagcaaaaacactGTCGCATCAGTTTTGAGACAATGTTGCGAATTTGGAACCGTATTTCCATACGTATTTATGTGTATGGAAGTGTGCCGCCGCTTGGAAAAGTGGTGtgcaatatatgtatataggtaACTTATAGACGGGGGCTGCATAAATCAACCTAAACAACCTGAGCTTAAACCCAAGCCAAAACTAAGCGCACAATAATCAATTGACCAACAtttctggattttttttttcaccttttttttctctctttctccACTGTCTTTTGTTTACATATTTTGCAAAATCAGGTTTACCTCTCTATATATTTGATTTGCGCTCTCCTGGTCggcaaaatttgtttctctttGCTTATGCAATTTTCGCCACAAAGTGGAAAGCAAAAGAAAGTTCACCAACTTCCCCAACATTAGCAAGAAATGCTCCATCATCATGATTATGGTAGCCATGTTATGCAGTCTCAGTTCCGATTATATCTATCTTCGAACTTTGACTTGCCACTTTCttaagatatattttaaaaacacgaATATACTTGTGTCtactaaattaataaaaagtcGATGATAGGGGAGAAGGGGGCTCTAATAGTAGGAATAGTTTGGTTAGACATAGCAGCTATAAATAAAGAGCTATTGGAATGAGACTTGTATTACCGGAAAGCCTGTTCTTTTGgctataattttttcatacaTCATTTAGAAGTCAATTGCAAAGCCTTCGAGGAACGTTGCAAAATGTCaacatactttttaaaacagTCTAGCGATTGAGATACTACCACATACTATTGTTCCCCTAATACTATTTGGGCCCCCTTCTTCCCTACTTAGCAAATACTAATTGGATGTGTTGACACTTTGGAATTGTAAACagttttagaattttaaacaGCTTGAAGTGGAAATTTGTGATTACGCGTTGAACTTCAATTTGACTTGCTCACCTTTTTGGAAATTGAATATCTAGAATTGAAAACAGTTCTGGTTTCATAAATAGAGAATGTAAATTTATCAAACAAGCGACTTTTGCTCCCATATAtaatccttaaaaatatttaaaaatgcattctcTTTGGCCTTAAGAATGTATTATTTATCGGGCAGATCGCAAACACCCAGCCATTGGATGGCACCCAGCCTCGCTCGCCGGACACAAAAGTAGGTGCCGGTCCGCTCAGCCGGGCGCCACCCACTCGGCGGAGGAGGGGACGACCTGTGCCCTTGCAAAAATTTGAGCTTCAAGGGACGAAAGACGCCCCCCTGCCTAGAAGCCAATACTGCCAAGCGATTAGCAAGGCCGTTTGGTTTTCCTTACTCATTAGTTTGAGGCACGAATTGCCGACTGTCGGCGGGTGGAAGCTCATGCGCGCGCAGCCAGAACCAGTTGGGAATCACAGGGACCACAGCCGGGTGATAGAGTTGTGCACGCAAAATGAGCTTTTGCACGAGAATTTTCACTGCAAATTTCGggtggtttaaagagtttttaaatatttatcttctttgtaaattaaaatgaattttgtataatttgtattatcataatagcttttttaattttttatatctaatattttttaagggtatTTAAAGCTTTGGTTTTATCAGCATTGCTCTTAATTGTTATTAATAGAAGTGACTTTATAAGATTGCCAACTAGAGCACATGTAGAATTCAATTCCTTAGATGAACATTTCCGCTCTGAGACCCGCCTTTTTCCCCCTGTTCTTCCTGCTTCTCAGAACGCAGCTTAATTGTCTAATACAGTGGGACTTATCTATGCAAATCTCTGCTGTATTTTCGAGTGCGCCAGGGGGTTGATGACATAAACGAGCACCCTGATTGTTGTCCCCGATGAAAGTCCCCTAGACTACCCTAAAATACACAATCTTTATGGCTTTGTTTGGTGGAAATAACTGACTATCGATTGTGTTTTTATAAACCCGTTGACGCATTTGAGGACAAATAAACACTCGCCTTATTTCTACAGAAATATTTGCAAAGCGTGTttggtaaatttttttttttaattccttaCCAGGTTAAAGGTTAATGTcatcaatttttttggttCGTCGAATAACAACATCTTCTGATAACAGaaatcacatttttttttcgtttcgattTGTTGTCTGTGTGGCTTTTTATGACTAATTGCCGCGTGAAGCGTTTTCAATTCACCCATGGAGTATATAATATAGCAAACGGGCCATCGATAAGGTTTGAGGTTGATTTGCAGCCCATTGATTGCGTAAACTTTGTTTGCTATTACTAATTAAGATTAAGAAAACCATATTCGAATCAATTCCTAATTTGAGTCGACTCGTTGAGTGGTACAATTAAAATAGGTTTGTGATTCAGGCGTTCCTAAACCCAGAAACCCCTTAGAAATGGTTcacttcttttttattttcatttaaagaattttattagGTAAGGTTTTGACAAAACCAGTATTTTAGTGAGGACAACTTTTCTTTGTTGaatgccaaaaacaaaagagtGATTAATGGAAGAACTTCTTGTTTTCTGCACACGTGTCTTTCTTGAGACAATTCCCAATTTTTGGATTCTTTTAATGAGCCGATCACCtgagaattttttatttactttgacCTTGcgttatgaatttttgtgtTTGCTTAGAGACAAACTAATCTAGTGTAATCTACTAGCTAATGTCGTGCCTATTCAATTGCATCGAATGATCGAATGAGGCTTGTTATTCGAATTGGCATGACAACAGCTGGAACCTCACAGAGATTACCCATTTGTATAGGATTTAAGGGATCTATAGAGCAAATAACTCGATAATTTCGCCTTCTTATATGACTGACCCTGGTGACATCTTAGAGTTGTGCGTTGATGTCATTGCATTGCACAGAAATTCGCACATATTAAGTGCATATAGCAAATAAAAACTTGATCTTTGACTGTCACGCTCGTCTAGGACGgctggaaaaatgaaaatagttAGAGTTAGTTGatctttgttgtttttttcatCCCTCTGCTATTTCAGAGACTATTGGCTTAgggtaaatattaataatttcaagTGTATTCTAGAATTTGCATTTGGGCAGTAAGTGAGTGAGAAATCGGAGAGAAATcttattaagtttttgcatactttatgTTCTATTATCAAGATACTATTGAATTCAGCCAACgtaaaacattaaattgaGTTTACTACCTATTTAAATTACTGCAGGCAGCCTAGTCAGGTTTCAGGAAAATCCCCAATCCATTGATCTCCCCCAATCTGGGTACTTTTCCACAGCATTACTTAAGTTTCCTCTCTCCTTACTTATTGCAGATTTCAACTGCGCGGCCCGCTGATCATATGGAACACCTTGCTGGCCATGTTCAGCATCATGGGAGCTGCCCGAACGGCGCCTGAGCTGATTCACGTGCTGCGTCACTACGGACTCTTCCACTCCGTCTGCGTGCCCAGGTTGGTATTCTGATCGTCTGGATCCCCTCGAAATCCGCTTCAGCCAGTCAGTGACCTTGAGATGAGGCTGGAAACTCGATTCCAGCATATGCAAATGACCGATCACTGACCGATATATTCCGAATCTTCTCCCTTCAGCTACATCGAGCAAGATCGCGTGTGCGGCTTCTGGACCTGGCTCTTCGTGCTCAGCAAACTGCCGGAGCTGGGCGACACGATATTCATTGTGCTCCGCAAGCAGCCGCTCATCTTCCTGCATTGGTAAGCTATAAATTGGATTTTAACTAGGGAACTAATTAGttataaagtcaatagatatACTGTTGATTTTGAGAAATTAGCATCTAGATACTGAATATTAATTGCACTATTTGCTCTTACAGGTATCACCACATCACCGTGCTAATCTACTCGTGGTTCAGCTACACGGAATACACCAGCTCGGCCCGCTGGTTCATCGTGATGAACTACTGCGTGCACTCGGTGATGTACAGCTACTATGCGCTGAAGGCGGCCCGCTTCAACCCGCCCAGGTTCATCTCGATGATCATAACGTCGCTGCAGCTGGCTCAGATGATCATCGGATGTGCGATCAACGTGTGGGCCAATGGCTTCCTCAAGACGCACGGCACCTCCTCCTGCCACATTTCGCAGCGCAACATCAACCTGTCGATCGCCATGTACTTCAGCTACTTTGTCCTGTTCGCGCGCTTCTTCTACAAGGCGTACCTATCGCCCGGTGGCCACAAGAGCCGCCGCATGGCCGCCTCCCTGGCGGCCCAGAATGCGGTCAAGCAGTCGAGCAGCAGCCCCCAGCAGATCGGCGAGAGCTCCAAGTTCATCGGCGCTGGCGAGGATCAGGCGGCCTATCTGCGCAAGGCCAAGGCGCAGTAAGGAGGCAGCCGGGAGCTCATCCACACCCATCCCCATTACCACCACTCCCCCCTGTTTACGGCTAAggacatttatttatgtagcGGTGTACaagttgttttttaattttaaacctgGGTGGTGCACACaggtacacacacacacgatgGGATAGAGTTTAATTTGTAAGCGAAAAGTTGTACCGGGTCGTACAGTCTTACGAACTATATATCTGAACATGTATATAAGGAGCAGACGAAACTAACCAAACTGAATTCAGGGTCGAGTCAGAAAACTGTATGTAACTGGGGGGCGGCATGACCACCCAGCCAAAGGGAAGTAGTACAGAATTTAGCTGCTTACTAGTTGTTTGCATGAGTTAAATTAATAGTCACTCTGAAACATCTTAGTATATATGTATTGCCCAGCTGCAGGATTACACGTGTGTTGTCGAGCCCAAAGTCGTTTAtgtatagattatataaattgcaGATTTATTGACAGCCTCtaaattattgtttgttttcccACTAGATACTTGCGTTGTCAGCGATATTTTTGCCTCTCAGGTGGGATTTTGTGTTGCCTCccaattttagttaaaattctCAAGAAAGTTCAGACTCCTGCCTTTGATTTGTATACCACCCTGTAGGCGATACACAAAGAACAAAAGGTACTTTTGATTAGAATTCAAGTTGAGTTGCTGGAAAAATGCTTTCCGACAAACACTTTTGTAGTTGGGGTCTGAGAACACTGTACTTCTAAGTCTATacgcatatatatttataaaacctaTATTAACGGAATATTAAACAagtgaaaacagaaaaaccaaTAACGAAGCACTATAAGTTAGTCTATTGTTCCAAGATCCAGAGCGCAAATTGTTTTGTAAAGTAATAAAGTGTTTTGAAATCGGTTCAAACTAACAATATCTGTAGCAGTCGAATGACGATTGATGAAAATTCTGCTGACCGACTGGATGAAAAATCAATCGGTCAgtattgttttaaataagtGTCATAAAGCTATGTAGAATTGGATTCTGTTAGGGAAGGCATTTATTTAGTTAACCTGTGTTGAATGCATTTTATTATGCCTTCAGCTTCTATGCTGCTTTTGGTAACTTAGAAAAACTACAGAAAGTCCTTGAGCGtacgcaaaacaaaaaaaagaaaacaaaataaccagagaaaagtttaaattatatttatatttgtaagcGAACGGAAAACGTGGAAGAGCAAAACcaagaaaatgaaaagcaaAAGTCCTACTTGAAAAGTTAATCTAGTGTAAACGAGGAAACTGtaactgaaaatgaaaacgaagcAGAAGCTGAAAGAGGATTGTGTGAATGGAGAGGAGGAtcaattgattgattgactCTAGCAGGAGAGAGAAATTGAAACGAACAAACTTGAAATTTTTGTCGGGTATACATACTAAATACAAACTAAGCGAAAGCAAAACTAAAGATTGAGAATGCTAAACAAAACCAACGGATAAATAAAACGTAACAAACGGAAAAGGATGGAAAATTGAAAGTGGTATTTATTGGTCGGGGCAAGTGGAATATTTTTCAGGATTTCATCTGAAATGGACGGGCCCAACCGGAGttgccatttaaaattaaaactatcATAAAATAGAAACTTAAAATTTGTGTTGCCACtctggtttattttttacaggATTTACAGGACTTGT
It contains:
- the Baldspot gene encoding very long chain fatty acid elongase 6; translation: MINMDISVTPNYSYIFDFENDFIHQRTRVWMLENWTWVFYYCGIYMLVIFSGQHFMQNRPRFQLRGPLIIWNTLLAMFSIMGAARTAPELIHVLRHYGLFHSVCVPSYIEQDRVCGFWTWLFVLSKLPELGDTIFIVLRKQPLIFLHWYHHITVLIYSWFSYTEYTSSARWFIVMNYCVHSVMYSYYALKAARFNPPRFISMIITSLQLAQMIIGCAINVWANGFLKTHGTSSCHISQRNINLSIAMYFSYFVLFARFFYKAYLSPGGHKSRRMAASLAAQNAVKQSSSSPQQIGESSKFIGAGEDQAAYLRKAKAQ